A window of the Arenibacter algicola genome harbors these coding sequences:
- a CDS encoding OsmC family protein, translating to MKKHLYHTTVQWTGNEGKGTLDPKSYNRNHEISCPEKYNAIRGSSDAAFSGDGKRYNPEDLLVSSISACHMLWYLHLCAINKIVVTEYTDKAVGLMQETYNGCGRFKEVTLNPNIKITDAQLIQKAIQLHSEANKMCFISNSCNFKINHKPTITVE from the coding sequence ATGAAAAAACACCTATACCATACCACGGTGCAATGGACGGGAAATGAAGGAAAAGGCACTTTAGATCCCAAATCCTATAATAGAAACCATGAAATCTCCTGTCCAGAAAAATATAATGCAATAAGGGGATCGTCAGATGCCGCTTTCTCGGGGGACGGTAAAAGGTATAATCCAGAAGATTTACTGGTTTCCTCCATCTCGGCCTGTCACATGCTTTGGTATCTTCATTTATGTGCAATAAACAAAATAGTAGTTACGGAATATACCGATAAGGCTGTTGGACTAATGCAGGAAACATACAATGGCTGTGGAAGATTTAAGGAAGTTACACTTAACCCTAATATCAAAATAACGGATGCGCAATTGATCCAAAAGGCGATTCAACTTCATTCGGAAGCCAATAAAATGTGCTTCATCTCCAATTCCTGCAATTTCAAAATCAATCATAAACCCACTATTACGGTTGAATAA
- a CDS encoding sialate O-acetylesterase: MINRVFQLTIVLFSMLSLSYGQDTNERTQFFPKVELSVENVPNKENLWVFILAGQSNMAGRGLVEPQDTVPNNRVYTLNKQGNIIFAKEPLHFYEPTMAGLDSGLSFGKALIKHIPDSISVLLIPTAVGGSSISQWLNDSIHREVKLFSNFKQKAELGMRFGTVKGILWHQGESDAKTKEAPLYQIKLSELFYQFRKIIGNQETTVVIGQLGSYSTNPLWSKINDHIKYYVSTDQYSGMINTQDLKDKGDKVHFNSEAQRLMGERFANEFIKIQH; encoded by the coding sequence ATGATCAATAGAGTATTTCAACTTACCATAGTTTTATTTTCCATGCTATCCTTGAGTTATGGACAGGACACAAACGAAAGGACCCAATTTTTCCCGAAAGTAGAACTGTCGGTAGAAAATGTTCCAAATAAAGAGAACCTATGGGTTTTTATACTCGCGGGACAATCCAATATGGCCGGAAGAGGACTAGTGGAACCTCAGGATACCGTTCCCAACAATAGAGTTTATACCCTGAACAAACAGGGCAATATCATCTTCGCCAAGGAGCCCCTACATTTTTATGAACCAACAATGGCCGGGTTGGACAGCGGGCTTTCGTTCGGCAAAGCCTTGATCAAACATATTCCTGACAGTATTTCGGTGCTATTAATTCCCACTGCGGTAGGGGGAAGCTCAATTTCACAATGGTTAAACGATTCTATCCATAGAGAGGTTAAACTATTCTCCAATTTCAAACAAAAAGCGGAGTTGGGTATGCGTTTTGGGACAGTAAAAGGAATTCTTTGGCATCAGGGTGAAAGTGATGCCAAAACCAAGGAGGCTCCATTGTACCAAATCAAATTATCGGAGTTGTTCTATCAATTCAGAAAGATAATTGGGAACCAAGAGACAACAGTTGTAATAGGGCAATTGGGCAGTTATTCTACCAATCCATTGTGGTCAAAGATTAATGACCACATTAAATACTATGTATCTACTGATCAATATTCAGGGATGATCAATACGCAGGACCTAAAGGACAAAGGGGATAAGGTGCACTTTAATTCCGAAGCCCAGCGGCTCATGGGTGAAAGATTTGCCAATGAATTTATTAAAATACAGCATTAG
- a CDS encoding serine hydrolase domain-containing protein, which produces MKRSKILIGISLLILTIVTLVLNAFMSAPDPGSEVAVTSIDHLKDALTAKEGLLYKRHQEELELAINAYFDNAISAGDIVGAGVSIVKDDSIILSDGYGKRNINRDYPVDGGTIFRLGSLSKGFAGVLAAELKDEGKLHWEDKVSDFIPEFKFGDSNNTSKITLANILSHTAGTPYHSYTNLVEAGLPLQDIARRFKEITPISEPGSMYSYQNAMFALCGEMIYKATGQDISEVLTNTFFNPLGMCSTTMDYETLALMENVAMPHSKRRNGWKTLPLTNNYYNAIAAGGISASSVDMAKWMRFLLGHNPELMSKSALAETFSPFIEIKGESKYYQHWPGHKTSYYGYGWRIHKFMEKDSDQEKTIWHHGGSVNNYRNEIAIYPEADLGICVLLSNNSKIAKTVIPDLYAIVKEIYGQTTPHNKLNTANDLVQLHWE; this is translated from the coding sequence ATGAAGAGAAGCAAAATCTTAATAGGAATTTCGCTTTTAATCCTTACAATCGTAACCCTTGTTTTAAACGCCTTTATGTCGGCCCCCGATCCAGGGTCCGAGGTAGCCGTTACAAGTATTGATCATTTAAAGGATGCATTGACCGCCAAGGAGGGGCTACTTTATAAAAGGCATCAAGAAGAGTTGGAATTAGCCATTAATGCCTATTTTGATAATGCGATCTCGGCAGGGGATATTGTTGGAGCTGGAGTGAGTATTGTAAAGGATGATTCTATTATACTGTCGGATGGCTATGGCAAAAGAAATATTAACCGTGATTACCCTGTAGATGGCGGGACTATTTTTAGACTTGGGTCACTTTCCAAGGGATTTGCAGGGGTGTTGGCAGCTGAATTAAAGGATGAAGGCAAATTACATTGGGAGGATAAGGTAAGTGATTTTATACCGGAATTTAAATTTGGTGATAGCAACAATACCAGTAAAATTACCCTTGCCAATATTTTATCGCACACCGCTGGCACACCTTATCATAGCTATACCAACCTTGTAGAGGCGGGCTTGCCATTACAGGATATTGCCCGGCGCTTTAAGGAAATTACACCGATAAGTGAGCCAGGATCCATGTATAGCTACCAGAACGCCATGTTTGCGCTATGTGGGGAAATGATATATAAAGCAACCGGACAGGATATAAGTGAGGTGTTGACCAATACCTTTTTTAATCCTTTGGGTATGTGTTCAACCACCATGGATTATGAAACCTTGGCGCTTATGGAAAATGTGGCCATGCCACACTCCAAAAGAAGAAATGGCTGGAAAACATTGCCACTTACAAATAATTATTACAATGCCATTGCAGCTGGGGGTATTAGTGCCAGCTCTGTTGATATGGCCAAATGGATGCGATTTTTACTGGGGCACAACCCGGAATTAATGAGCAAATCTGCGCTGGCAGAAACTTTCTCCCCTTTTATAGAAATTAAAGGGGAAAGTAAGTATTACCAACATTGGCCTGGACATAAAACATCTTACTATGGCTATGGTTGGAGAATACATAAATTCATGGAGAAGGACTCGGACCAAGAAAAAACTATTTGGCATCATGGGGGAAGTGTCAACAACTATAGAAATGAAATAGCTATTTATCCGGAAGCCGATCTGGGAATCTGTGTACTATTGAGCAACAATAGTAAAATTGCCAAAACCGTGATCCCGGATCTGTATGCAATAGTGAAGGAAATATATGGACAGACTACCCCTCATAACAAACTGAATACCGCCAATGATCTGGTCCAGTTGCATTGGGAATAA
- a CDS encoding agmatine deiminase family protein, whose translation MKSILHSILFSVLILSCSSPKKSDQLLVVNQPAEFESQEAIWLIWPSTDHKEGESVEQVTLAIVEALLGDIDIVITCKDKELLAHAQENLKKHFGELPKLKLLVVPSIEIWARDMGPIFVETDQNTLAIADFNFNSWGYSDTLNIDTKTEELYDERVAKHFNLPVISSAMISEGGNREVNGRGTLITTEAVEMDRNPHMTKAEMESEYKRLLGVKKIIWLKQGLVEDDHTFLGPITTLDGHSAYTVVTTNGHVDEFARFVNDSTILMAKVDSVEYNDPIAWENHKRMEENYKILSGSTDQDGKPFTIIRMPLPGTIFSTMNPGDYVYEYIKTLDYRNGSTFPNGEPIKVMAALSYLNFIITNKVVIGQSCWREGMPDELKLKDENAAQILQSVFPDRKIIMIDALAVNLGGGGIHCISMHQPLFSSN comes from the coding sequence ATGAAATCAATTTTACATAGCATTTTATTTTCAGTGCTCATACTTTCGTGTTCCTCCCCCAAGAAATCCGATCAACTACTAGTTGTAAATCAACCTGCCGAATTCGAATCCCAAGAAGCAATTTGGCTAATATGGCCATCAACCGATCATAAGGAAGGAGAGTCCGTTGAACAAGTTACTCTTGCCATTGTAGAAGCTTTATTAGGGGATATTGATATAGTGATAACTTGCAAGGACAAAGAACTTTTGGCCCATGCCCAAGAAAACCTAAAGAAGCATTTTGGGGAATTGCCAAAACTTAAACTTCTGGTAGTCCCCTCCATTGAGATCTGGGCACGTGACATGGGCCCTATATTTGTAGAGACCGATCAAAATACTTTGGCCATTGCCGATTTTAATTTTAATTCCTGGGGTTATTCCGATACTTTGAACATAGATACCAAAACAGAGGAATTGTATGACGAACGGGTGGCAAAACATTTTAATCTGCCCGTGATTTCGAGTGCCATGATCAGCGAAGGGGGAAATAGGGAGGTAAATGGAAGAGGTACCCTAATTACAACAGAAGCCGTTGAAATGGACAGAAATCCGCATATGACCAAGGCCGAGATGGAGAGTGAATACAAAAGGCTCCTGGGTGTTAAGAAGATTATCTGGTTGAAGCAGGGTTTGGTGGAAGATGATCATACTTTCCTTGGCCCAATAACCACTTTGGACGGACACAGTGCTTACACAGTAGTTACTACCAATGGTCATGTTGATGAATTTGCCCGATTTGTAAATGATTCCACCATCCTCATGGCAAAGGTAGATAGCGTGGAATATAACGATCCCATAGCATGGGAAAACCATAAACGAATGGAAGAGAATTACAAAATATTGTCAGGATCAACGGATCAGGACGGCAAGCCATTTACCATTATCAGAATGCCTCTTCCTGGAACTATTTTTTCAACCATGAATCCAGGAGACTATGTTTATGAGTACATTAAAACACTCGATTACAGGAACGGCAGTACTTTCCCCAATGGAGAACCCATAAAAGTCATGGCCGCACTCAGCTACCTTAATTTCATAATTACCAACAAGGTGGTTATTGGTCAAAGTTGTTGGCGGGAAGGAATGCCCGATGAACTAAAACTAAAGGATGAAAACGCAGCTCAAATTTTGCAGTCCGTTTTTCCCGATCGAAAAATAATCATGATCGATGCCCTTGCCGTAAATTTAGGTGGTGGAGGCATTCATTGCATCAGTATGCACCAGCCGTTATTTTCTTCCAATTAG